The DNA sequence GAAGAACAATGTGGAACACTAGCAGCGCGCCACCTTCTCAATCCCAACCTGCGGCTGACAATTTTGCTTTTAATCTTTGGAACGTAATTTACGAATTCAAACTGCTCCTTGCTTCCCTCAACGATTAAGATTTGaataatgaaaataaattttacTTTAGATTTAAGTTGTGCGACATATCAAGGATTCGGAGTTAATCTATGTCTAACGTCCGAGCTTATCGTAAGTCTAGTGTCAAGAATATAAAGGATTCGACGGATGATCCTATAAAAATTATGTCATAGGCGTATTCGATAAAGATCTCTCGTATACTTAAGTTggtagagatttagataattcAATTGTACTAATGAGTAGTGTTGTTAGATAGATTAAATGATGCACTTGGAGGGTCTTTCTATAGTGAGCTTTAGTATCCGTAAAATTGAAGTCAAGGGTTCTTCCACTTTTTTTGTTGTCTCCTTTGGcataaatttagattttttttatacataTTCTTCCacataaattttattttcttcatcTTCGGCCTATCTATATCTATTAGAAAAAGATTCAAATTCaagataatttttattaaagGTTTCATAGTATTCCTTCCTAACTTAAATTCTTTGTTAGGGCAAACCTTGTTTATGAATCTTCCATTGAGATTATAAGAAAGTTCATATATATCATATCTTtatgtatataaaaataattaatgagaAGGAGTGACACATAATTAATCTAAAACACATCACCCTGTAGGCTTGTGGTGAAAGACACCATCTACTTGCTCTTGTGGTTGTTAGTGCATGTTTGATGGGGCTTCTTCTACATCTACTTGCTCTTGCTAGGTTTGTCTTCCTTTTGGCTTGCAGATGATGGTGATGGTGAACGACACCATCTTGTCTATTGCAATTCAATTGTTTGAATCAGTCAAAGAGTGGCAAAGGGTCATCTGAGGTTGTGGGGAGGGGGGATTTCTTATCCTACCACCTTTTTTATGTGTGGTCTTCTTCCATTCTAATGCATACATATGTAATCTATAAAGactcaatatattttttaaaaaaaattaaaaaatctcaATTAGCATaataactttcaaaaattcttgcaaaatatatttttctttttcaaaatgATGATATTACCTTTGTCGACCATCGTCTCCACCCAACACCGTTGCTGCTTGTCGCCGTCACCGAGGTGGTGATAAGCAGAGGCGATCCTTGTGCCCCCTTCCTGCCTCGTGCAAGGATGCTAGCCACAACACCCTTCACCAGTGTCTCTGTCTTAACCACTTATATTATGGGCAAGGACAATACGAGTGAAGTGAATAGGGACAAATCCGATAAGATCTAACGAAGCCCACAGAGACAAGGGTAAGTTCGACGAGGGCAAACGAGGCCCACAAAGATAGAGAGTTTAACATGAGCCATCGAGGTTTGCGAAAGCAAGGGCAAATCCAATGAGGGCCAATAAGGCCTATGAAGACAAGGACGGTATTGCAAAATAAATGCAACAACAGATCCGATAAAGGCAACAATAAGTTCGATAGAGACAACAAGTCCGACGAAGATAggggtaaaataatattttaatgcaaagagaaatattttgtaaaaaaaattagaaattaggACATTCTATAAAAATTTCTCAAAACTaaagattttttcaaaaaaattcacCCAATATATATTTGTTTTGATTCACAGCGATCTGTCTTTCTTGGATACTAAAACAGTAAGGCATTGAAGACATGAAATCATTTCAGATAATGGAAAGAACATCATATCAATTGAAACCACGCAGAGAACATTGCTTTGGCACAACTCGAAACAACATACCAGAAAGGGAGGGATAAATCTGACCACATACACAAAGATATAGAAAATGCATGTTTATCCATGCAATAGATCACGACCACGGTAACACACCTTCAAAACTTGATTTCTAGGATTACTAACTCAACAGTGTGGATGATTCATCTTTATGATACAGAGGCAGTAAGTACCCAATACTTCTTTGTCAATCCATCGGCAAAACTGAAACTTGCTTTGGAAAACAACAGCTTAGAGAAACTTGCTTCTGGTACTAACAGCATGAACATAGACCCGATCTACCAAAACCCCACACCTATTTGTCTATACACTCAATCAGAAGAATGGACAAAGAGAAATATGGATGAAATATTGGAATACAAGTGGATGACCATAACATCCCAATCAAGTATTCCACCAAAAATGCATAAGCTTTACATAATCCTTCCTAACTATACAGGCTTAAGGAATgtgtatacatgtgtatatatatatatatatatatatatatacaagaataCCATACATACCTCAATGTCCAGCAAAGCGCCTAACAAGGAGTTGAGGACTGTGGTTTTGAGAACCACCTTATTTTCCTTCTAAAGAAACCGACAGATTTGGAATGCGGTCGTTCATTTGCAGAATGGCCTACAAAATGCTGCGTCGGTTCAGGTTCGGATTCAGGATTAATATATAAATTGACAAAACGATCACTGTGCCTGACATCTCTCAAACGATGGAGCAGCCTTTGAGAAACCTCCTTGCCCTTGGCATTCCCGTTAACAGATATATTAACAAGAGCTGGAATCACACCCTCATCCATGATCAATAGACAATTTTCAAAACTCTGAGAACATACGGCATAGAGGATATCCACTGCAAGTTCTTGTTCTTCTTTGCTGCCAGTGTCAAGCAGCTCAGATATGGAAGCAAGGCAGGCAGTGGCTTTGGCTACCAGCATGGCACCCTCTTCATTGCTGCTTATGGTCTGGATGATCTTTAAGCAAAGATGTACAAGTCTTCCATCCATCATAAACGAGGCAAGTTTTGTTATGCATCCAGAGgataaaatataagattttacATCCTTGTCAACTGATAAATCAAGCAGAATGTTCAGAGAGAGTTCAAGGTACTTGGGAACTTCTGAGTCTAAGGATTTCAGAACAGTGGTTAGAACACCAGATGACAGAATGTCCGATCTACAGCTTGGATCCTGGGCCAGAATATGCAACAGCGTTAAAGCTTCTATACTTGTCTGAGAATCAAGAAAGGATAGCAAAAGCTGCAATGCATCTTCAGTCAAGGATGAGAGTTCAAACCTGGACAATCATCAAGATGACTTCATGAATACTGTAAATTGAAAAGGACTAGAGACAGAATATGGGATAGAGAGCATAAAACAGCAAACTTCTATATACAACGGAAAGATAAAGGTAACCACCTGTTCTTATTCAGGAAAGCGAGAAGTAACTTATTTCCATTTTTCATTGCTTGCGCATTGGCCATTTCACATGCATTCTTCAGAACACTAATTAATGCTTCTGCAAAGCCATTGGAAAGCATAGCATGAGCCATCTCCTCGTCACTTTCCAGAAGGCTTTTCACATTTTCCACTGCTTTGTCTTGAACGTCAATTGGAAGTTCCAAGAGTCTACAGAAAAATCTCAAAAACATTTCATGATTGAAGTTGGAGAACGACTGACATTGTTGATAATCATCACTCCATGAGAAAAAATGAGCATAGTCATCCTCTACATTGTTGGTGCTATTGACGTGGGGTGATTCTGAACAGTAACTAGCATCAGATGAGATAAATGAAACATTGCTGTGATCATTTTGAAGAAAATAGTGCCTAATACTCCCATCTAAAAGTGGTGCAGAAACATTCTTCAGACTTGATATGGAGTAACTATGAGAAGGTTCCCAGCAGTAAAAATCTGCAGGACTGCATCCGGAACAGGGTTCTGGAACCTTGATACCATGTTTCGTGGACCAGTTAGTAATAAGATCCTTCATACAAGAATTCGGAACCACATAAAAGTTCTCCAGTTTTCTTTGAGTCTTTGGACATGTATCGTGTCCCTCACTAAACCATTTTTCTATGTATATCCTTTCATATGTTTGTCCAGAGGCTATAACTACAGGATCATACATCAATCTGGATGATATAGGACACAGAAATTCCTCAGGAGGTATAACAGCTTGACACAAATTCGTTGGAGCCTCACCTTGATCTCCAGGCTCATCATAATTTGAAGAACTACTAGTGCTGCTGGCAGAGTTCGTGTGTCTAGTAAAATTCTGACTACTTGAT is a window from the Musa acuminata AAA Group cultivar baxijiao chromosome BXJ2-1, Cavendish_Baxijiao_AAA, whole genome shotgun sequence genome containing:
- the LOC135583168 gene encoding U-box domain-containing protein 5-like is translated as MGTDVTGVVKELQNHCDTKVNNSICLELTKLLNNINLILPAIESARPGCSSGIQELCSLNTSIDKAKLLLQHCAESSKLYLAISRDTTLSRCERIRSSLIRSLCQIQTMVPPPLAVKIAAVLEYLSLTKFEVGSSEEEVGRALLDLLHRTDTSEDEEFETFQIAALRLKLTSPKAILLERRALNKLLDKLDGSDTKKEKILKYFMYLLKKHGKNVRQDSHELKENDKSSSQNFTRHTNSASSTSSSSNYDEPGDQGEAPTNLCQAVIPPEEFLCPISSRLMYDPVVIASGQTYERIYIEKWFSEGHDTCPKTQRKLENFYVVPNSCMKDLITNWSTKHGIKVPEPCSGCSPADFYCWEPSHSYSISSLKNVSAPLLDGSIRHYFLQNDHSNVSFISSDASYCSESPHVNSTNNVEDDYAHFFSWSDDYQQCQSFSNFNHEMFLRFFCRLLELPIDVQDKAVENVKSLLESDEEMAHAMLSNGFAEALISVLKNACEMANAQAMKNGNKLLLAFLNKNRFELSSLTEDALQLLLSFLDSQTSIEALTLLHILAQDPSCRSDILSSGVLTTVLKSLDSEVPKYLELSLNILLDLSVDKDVKSYILSSGCITKLASFMMDGRLVHLCLKIIQTISSNEEGAMLVAKATACLASISELLDTGSKEEQELAVDILYAVCSQSFENCLLIMDEGVIPALVNISVNGNAKGKEVSQRLLHRLRDVRHSDRFVNLYINPESEPEPTQHFVGHSANERPHSKSVGFFRRKIRWFSKPQSSTPC